gcctaagtatataaaaatcctaccgagtggagagcaaacctcccactcgaggcttagctgcagctcagtgctcgcctaagtgttcaaaattcctaccgagtggggagcaaacctcccattcggaggcttagctgcagctcagtgctcgcctaagtgttcaaaATTCCTACCAAGTGGGGAGCAAACCtcccattcggaggcttagctgcagcccagtgctcgcctaagtgttcaaaaattccaccgagtggaaagcaaacctcccactcgggggcttagctgcagcccagtgctcgcctaagtttggaacacGTCCCAATCCACAAGGACGGCAAGATGCAAATCGACTATTACCTtttccttcggagctgcaccacaaatacgaagttatttcgagtgaaggcCAAGTTCCGCTCGGCAGATAATTcccgaagatattcaacgataaatcaagttcggataaaaccCAAAGGTCcaagacctcagatcaaagtactcgagcccttgGCTCgatagagtttaacggttacagaatccactcggcattccgaggcaaatttaaagtgaagcataaaagtttttcattcctcaagaggaggactggaagggccgatgaactcgtccaagtcgatcacgtctgcaatacgagtagcagcagcaatgaaagtctccatgaagtcttgaaagctgtgcttcctggtattggcaacttgaatggcggccagcttttcttctcgcgcctccttgcaatggacgcggaccagagatagagcgacatcagcaccacatctagcagaagatttcttccattccgccactcgacccgggACTTCATCCAATCgaaccatcagggactcgaggtcgttctgaagcgtcgttccaggccagagtgatgtgtcgatccgcgacatcgcaaccttcagccgagcaagatagtcaacaacgctggtaacacgagactccagtcggagcacgttcatagcagcctcatccttcacgagagaattggcgggatccaagcctggctccactcgactggtttcctcttcgaagctctggcagaattctgcaaacacgattcaagaataagatAGTGGCCTTACGCGGGCTTGGTAACTGCAAGACAGCCGGGTCggaataattaccttcgagcatgacgaacaacttcttggcgagtccatcgagataagcctccagatcgtttacCTTCCCCGCCAGCTTACCCGCCTGGTCGTGCAGAACCATCTTGTctttcttcagtcggctgacctctcgattagctgtctcgagagcagttttcagtctagagttctcctgttcaagagttccgaccgaagccagtttctcttctgcaagcttcattttgctcgaggcctccttctgtgcttcggcaagatcttgatccttcttcttcagagcttcctccagtttatctacAGAATGTCGAGTGAACTCAACATCAAGAATGGGCAAGAAAGGGAAGTCACTCGTCAAGAATGAGAAAACttgccagccataccttttgcttcgtctcgcgccttctgcaggttctgttgagcgagcttcaagtcaaggtcgagctggatctgtttgttctccaactcagtgtagagaGCCACAAGTTCACAGGATTTCTGCAAAGGTCAGTCGACAGagatccaagataagttgcttccgagtaaccaagagacaatgatgatgtttttaagactacagctgaatcaaaaacattcaacagtagtctcggggactacacccagtgggtgcactcagcgtgcccccactggttttgaaaaaaaaaatcgactgcccgcagtcgaccggatacagtttCATTCGACATGGCCAGGCCAGACCGAGTGAAGGAGTAAAACTACAGCAAcataatataaagactacagtcgactgccagcagtccaccatagtctcggggactacacctagtgggtgcactcagcgtgcccccactcgaccaaaaaacttaacagaaacacccagtgggtgtacagattcaaaagatcttcggaaaagagattcttcagacatcataccctaacagaacaagcagtgaatcgactgacctggacgttactctgaagagctgaactcgcgtcataagcctcttggctggcttctcgaaccaccttgacctgctccatcatgatgcctgcctggtgtatagcttccttagctgcacccacttggtcctcagggacgtggtgcGTGGCGAAGAGCGAAGGCGGATTTACGGTCGACGTCGAGGGCCGCACACTCGACAGAGGATTGtcgaaagtcacagaagcccgggTGGTATCGCCACCGTCTCAAGCTACGGCCTCCGGCACCGGAGTGGATTGTGGAGTCTCGCTAGCCGACGCTTTCCTGTTCCGCCTCACTCTCAGCGGCGCTTCGTCTTCGTCGTCAGGAAGGCtaataacatgaggaggagctacgagaaaaattcaatcgaccagagttataagaaatcgtcagtcgattcaaggcagaacatcagtaatcataccagggttggaagtaacagcatcttccatctcttgatcatcgtccttggcggagatctcagaggtagcagcactgcaaattttgAAAGACTGCCAGTCGGCTCAgtggatcgaccaaggatccgtccacggtcgacaaaggagaacaagttctatcattacccagaaatggtggggacagtcatcctcatcttgggcagagccttgggtggCTTGGACGGCGCCGCGCgggggtgcttgggagcttttttagtcggcgctggagaagaggtccgagggcgcttcgacgactgcccaacgggagcagtcgccttaccacgttcccgcgtagggtcgtgtgtaagcttggattgcctttccgagcggggaggttcagcttcctcctcctcctcctcttcgctggggTCGACGTCGTCGTctccctctccttcgccgtcagattcccactcCCCCTGTTCGTCTCCgctttcacctccgctcgcctccccttcctcggcCTGCCCCTGTGCTCCGTTGGGTGTCGAATACATCTCTGTAGTTGCCTGGAGAATAGCAGACAAGtcgaaagtcagtcgaccgattcaAAGAGAGCAAATGAAGAAAGCAAGATCTCAGTCAGGAACACAAGGTCGAACCTGGTCCACGTCGTATGTACTGTCAAGTGGGgaaaccctcctggctcctcgggggttgtctttgttccctgtgatgctcgatagccacccttccagcatctcgtcggtgacctcctctgggtgaacccgagtggtgtcttcgagacccgagtacaaccacatagggtggtcacgagcctggagcggttggatgcgcctcgaaggaagacctccagcaagtccatgccggtcacaccctctcggacaagttgaaccactcgaccaaccagcTCCTTaacttgcgccttttcctccggcagcactttcagagaggcaggcttTTGAGCTCAGtccagagagaaagggggaagaccagtcgactgccttggggtcacctggtcttggcaataaaaccaggtcgactgccaaccacggaccgactcgggaaaagtgatagacggaaaagaacttttacccctcatctggatcgccaggcccccgcatagctggatcacttgcgtccgtttgtcactcgacttggctttctttaCCGATTGGGAACGATAGGTGAAGATGTGTTCAAAGAGTCCCCAAtgagggcggcaacccaagaaactttcgcacaaggaaacgaaagccgcaagatacacgatggaattgggagtgaaatggtggagctgcgctccgaagaagttcaaaaagctccggaaaaaaggatgaggaggtagagaaaatccgcgatcgatatgggtggcgaggaggacgcactcaccgtcACGAGGTTGGGGTTCGACTTCTCCCCCCGGGAGAGCGCAGCttcatggggaatgactcccccctcgaccatgtcgtcaagatcttcctgccgaatcaccgagggcatccagtcgccctggatccaatccctgggcagagcagtcctcgaggaagatccgccccgagcggacttcttccccttcccctgcaccgccgccttcttcgcgcgctccaaagccgacgtcttgtccttcaccatcgtcgccggtgaggctcGAACGGACCTACGGCGCTGGGGTGAGAACGGAGGTGGCGGAGGACCTTGCGGGAGGAGAAGGAAAGGCGAGAGAATACTATTGGGGAGCCCTGAGCCGACAACTTATAAggagccgcttccgagtggctgaccggtaggcccaggcgatcccgtcaaatctcgcaacaggcgcgcgcgcggtacgtggcgaaaaaggtggcgcggagatcgaggagcttccatcttatcccatccgattacttcggccgcccccgtcccgctcgcttcccgaaattcgaatcccgcaaaatccgcgggtTGCAGAACGACTCATCAAACTGAAGAGCCCGCTCGTGCCGGCACTCGGTATTCCACAAGTAAGGAAATTCACTCGATGAGAGACCAAGAATGGATAAAGGTGACCGAAAGAAGTTgacaacgtcatccgtgacgattgatccAGTACAAGACATTCGTATAACGCTAAGAACCAGTCTGAAGgacccccaactccttccccactcgaacctcgatccattcgggggataatgatgaagctatgtacctagggtaggggcatggacctgtcctgagagccctacccaaggacatccctggaaGAAATCAcccttcaatcgacttgaaggtatcccactcgacggattcaagacactcgaccaggaagctaccactcgactacgacgccaaccactcgactgacgggagatctaaagtcactccgcaagcaaacggtcggccattaaatagtctttatggtcatcatagcactttaatagggacgttaccagtaacgcccagtcttaatgtattttaaccctgcattactgaggaccggaggggtctggcgaactctatataaaccagcccctcctcagtagcaggggttggcacccctgtaattcatacacacataatccagtcgaccgcctccgggcaccgagccgtagggctgttacttcctccgcgaagggcctgaactcgtacattctGGTgtacttacaacttctccatagctgagatctagcctctccatacatacccccctacctcactgtcagagttagaaccacgacacgtaCAGCGCAACGTCCCGGGTTCGATCTCTTCCAGTTCTCATATTTTTTCCCTCTTTCTTAATTTGACTCTTCCATACAATGACTTGTGGCATCCGAGCTTTGCTACATCAACGGACCTTCACGGGCTTATTACGGGGTAGATTTGAAGTGGCAAATCGTGATTGGATTAACGGCAANNNNNNNNNNNNNNNNNNNNNNNNNNNNNNNNNNNNNNNNNNNNNNNNNNNNNNNNNNNNNNNNNNNNNNNNNNNNNNNNNNNNNNNNNNNNNNNNNNNNNNNNNNNNNNNNNNNNNNNNNNNNNNNNNNNNNNNNNNNNNNNNNNNNNNNNNNNNNNNNNNNNNNNNNNNNNNNNNNNNNNNNNNNNNNNNNNNNNNNNNNNNNNNNNNNNNNNNNNNNNNNNNNNNNNNNNNNNNNNNNNNNNNNNNNNNNNNNNNNNNNNNNNNNNNNNNNNNNNNNNNNNNNNNNNNNNNNNNNNNNNNNNNNNNNNNNNNNNNNNNTTGGAAGAGTCCGTTGAATGCCCGTAGTAATCCCGTCTAGCATTTTTGGGTGACACCCGCACATGTGGGCTGCATTATCTGCCGCGTAatcagtttgactagtcaacacaAATAAAATACGGAGCTTTACAGTGAGTCGATGATCGTATAATCATCAAAAATCGTATTTGGTAACTGTATTCTTGAATAGAGTGATCAAAGTCAGTAGACGAGATAAGTACAGTGACCGTTGATGCATTTTactcaagaaaaaaatacttaaccCCGAACATTCAATCAAGAAGAATATTGAGCATAGAATATGCTCTTTATTTATTTCAGACGTAGTAAAAAACGACAAGGAAGCATCAAACGCTAATTTCTTCTCTGCATCCATCTAGACCAAGATGCATGCAGAGGGAGCTCCGAACGAGGAGAGAAAAGTAAAGGCACAAGCATTATTCAGGCAAGCAACAACAGGACATGAGCCGCCGTGCAATCACGCCGCCGCTGTGCAGCGGCGCTCGCAGAAGTTGGTGATGCTATCTGCGCATTGGAAGCCAGCGGTGGACCTGACGCAGCTCTTGCAGGCCGTGTTGCACCCGGTCGGCGACACGTCCTGGCACCTGCACTGTGGCGGAATGGACTTGGTGCACACGCCGCACTTGTCGCAGCAAGGCCACGGGCTCGCCCCTGCAGATAAGTAGCAACCCAGTGTCAATAAACTGCTAccacctttgttcctaaatataagtcttttttagagatttcaatataaacTACACAAAATGGCTGAATCTACATCCAAAATACgtctgtatacatctgtatgtagttcatatagAAATCtattaaaagacttatatttaggaacagaagtaGTATAACTGATGACTTACTCGGCAAGGAGGAAAACGGAAGCCATTTTGTCACAAGGAAATGGATGAAAAGAAGCCAATTTGTTAGGGTGAAATGGATGGAGAAAGAAAGAAGAGTCCCTTACCTTGGCCATGTGCGAGGGGCAGAGCTGCGAGGACGGCGAGGACGGCCAACGCGAGGAGCAGCACCTGAGGCCTCATGCTTGCAAGGATGGGACTGGTTTAATTTGGAGGGAGGGAGCTTGTGCTTTGGCTTGCTATCTCAGACTTAGCGCGTATGCGTGCGGCCAAAGCCTT
The sequence above is a segment of the Triticum dicoccoides isolate Atlit2015 ecotype Zavitan chromosome 1A, WEW_v2.0, whole genome shotgun sequence genome. Coding sequences within it:
- the LOC119315060 gene encoding Bowman-Birk type trypsin inhibitor-like: MRPQVLLLALAVLAVLAALPLAHGQGASPWPCCDKCGVCTKSIPPQCRCQDVSPTGCNTACKSCVRSTAGFQCADSITNFCERRCTAAA